CTCAGCCCGGTCACCGAGGAGGAGTACGACGCCGCGTCCGCACGCGACGACCGCTCGCTCAACGGTGCCTCCGTCGTCGGCCGGGCCGGCGTGGAGAAGCAGTACGACGAGTGGCTGCGCGGGCTGCCGGGCTACCGCCGGGTGGCCGTCGACTCGATGGGGCGCGTGCTCGGCGACGACTCGGTCGTCGAGAGCACCCCGGGCGACACCCTCGTCACCTCGATCGACGCCAAGGTGCAGGCCGTCGTCGAGAAGCAGCTCGCCGAGCGGATCAAGGTCCAGCGCGCCACCTTCGACCCCGTCACCGACCGCAACTACGAGGCCGACTCCGGGGCGGCCGTGGTCCTCGACGCGAAGACCGGCCGGGTGATCGCGATGGCCAGCCAGCCGACGTACGACCCCGACGTCTGGACCGGCGGCATCAGCGAGGACCAGCTCGCCCGGCTCTACTCCGAGAAGGCGGGCACGCCGCTGCTCTCGCGGGCCACGCAGGGGCAGTTCGCCCCCGGCTCGACGTGGAAGCCGTTCATGACGGCCGGTGCGCTCACCAACGGCTACCCGATGGACACCACGCTGCCGTGCTCCTCGGGCTTCCAGGTGGGCAACCGGGTCTTCCGCAACCACGAGTCCGGCGCCTACGGCACGATCGGCTTCGCCAAGGCGCTCGAGGTCTCCTGCAACACGTTCTTCTACCGGATCGGCTACGACTTCTGGCAGCGCTTCGGCAGCGACCCGGCCGACATCGACGCGAAGGACCCGCTGGTCGAGGAGGCCAAGGAGTTCGGCTTCGGCTCGCGCACCGGCATCGACCTGCCCGGCGAGGCGCCGGGCCGGATCGCCGACCGGCACTGGAAGCAGGCCTACTACGAGTCGCAGAAGGACTACTACTGCGACCTGAGCAGCAAGCCGCAGACCGCCGGCACCAGCGACTTCGTCTACACGTTCGCGCGGGAGTTCTGCCTCGAGGGCAACCTCTACCGCGCCGGCGACGCCGTGAACTTCTCCATCGGCCAGGGCGACACGATCGTCACGCCGCTCCAGCTCGCCCGGGCCTACGGCGCGCTCGCCAACGGCGGCACGCTGTTCGCCCCCACCGTCGCCAAGGCGCTCGTGAGTCCCGAGGGCGAGGTGCTGCGGCGGATCACGCCGAAGAAGGTCGCCCACGTCGACGTCCCGCAGAAGTACCTCGACTTCATCGACAGCGCGCTGCAGGGCGTGACCCGCGAGGGCACGATGGCCTGGAAGATGGGCGGCTTCCCGCTCGACCAGGTCACGGTCCGGGCCAAGACCGGGTCGGCCGAGGTCTACGGCAAGCAGTCGACCGGCTGGGTCGCGTCCTACACCAAGGACTACGTCGTCGTGATGATGATCAGCCAGGCCGGCACCGGCTCCGGCTCGACCGGAGACGGCATCCGCAAGATCTGGGAGGCGCTCTACGGCATCGACGGGACCGACGTGCGCCCGGCGCGCGCCGCGACCCCCGGCACCGTGCCGCCGGCGTCGCTGCCGCAGTTCCTCGACGACGGCTCGATCATGCCGCCGGTCCTGAAGGCAGGGGAGTGAGCCGATGACCGTGCTGTCCGTACGCCCGTCCCGCACGTCCCGTCCGTCCCGCCCGGGGCAGGCGACCAGCCTCCGGGCCCCCGGGCTCGACTGGCTGCTGATGGGCGCCACGCTCGGTCTCGTGGTCCTCGGCACCCTCCTGGTGTGGTCGGCGACCTCGACCCGCGCCGACCTGACCGGCGACGACCCGGACGCGTACCTGCGCAAGCAGCTGGTCAACGTCGCGATCGGGCTGGTGCTGATGGTGGCCGTGCTCGCCACCGACCACCGCTGGGTCCGGATCCTGGCGCCGGTCGCCTACCTCGCGAGCATCGCGGGGCTGGTGATGGTGCTGGTCGCGGGCTCCACGATCAACGGCTCCCGCTCGTGGATCCAGCTGGGCGGCATGTCGATCCAGCCGTCCGAGCTGGCCAAGCTGGCCGTCGTGATCGGGATGGCGCTCGTCGTCGCCGAGCGCACCGAGCGCCGGTGGGGCCGGAAGGTCGGCAGCCTCGAGGTGGTGGCGATGCTCGCGATCGCCGGGGTGCCCGCCGTGCTGATCCTCCTGCAGCCCGACCTCGGAACGATGCTGGTGCTCTCGGCGACGGTCTTCGGCGTGCTGGCGGTCGCCGGCGCGGGCCGTCGCTGGCTCGCCGGCCTGACCGTCACCGCGGTCGTCGGCGCGGTCGGCGCCGTCGCGATGGGCGTGCTCAAGCCCTACCAGGTCGACCGGTTCCTCGCGTTCACCAACCCCGACCTCGACCCCCGCGGCGCGGGCTACAACACCGAGCAGGCGCGGATCGCGGTCGGCAACGGCGGGCTCTTCGGCCAGGGCCTCTTCGGCGGGTCGCAGACGCGGTCGGGCTTCGTGCCCGAGCAGCACACCGACTTCATCTTCACCGTCGCGGGCGAGGAGCTCGGGCTGGTCGGCGCCGGCGTGCTGATCGCGCTGGTCGCCGTCGTGGTGTGGCGCGCGCTGGCGATCTCCGCGGCCGCGGGCGACCTGTTCGGACGCGTCGCTGCCGCCGGCATCGCCTGCTGGTGGGGCTTCCAGGCCTTCCAGAACATCGGCATGTGCCTGGGCATCATGCCGGTGACGGGCGTGCCGCTGCCGTTCGTCTCCTACGGCGGCAGCTCGATGTTCGCCGGGATGCTCGCGCTGGGGCTACTGCAGAACATCCACCTGCGCTCGCCGCACCGCGCGCTGTCACGGTGACGCGGAGGCTGACCCACAGGTGTCCGGCGGCGTGAGCCGCAGGTCGGCCCAGAGCCGGTTGTGGTCGGAGGCGCCCGACGGCGCGACCTGGCTGACCAGCGGCTTCAGGCCGCGGGCGAAGAGGTAGTCGATCTTCCGGCCGCCGCGGCTGGTCGCCGAGCGGCCCTCGCCGGCGACGGTCCAAGTGTCGGTGAGCTCCTGGCCGATCGCGGCCACGGTCGCGGAGGCGGGCCAGGCGTTGAGGTCACCGCCGAGCACGGTCGGGACGTCGTCGGCGGCCACCACGCCCGCCACCTGCCGCGCCTGGGCGAGGCGTACGTCCGGGCGGGTGGCGTCGAGGTGGGTGTTGTAGACCCGCAGCGCCTGCCCGGAGACCTCCAGCGTCACCCACTGCAGGCCGCGGCCCTCGGCGCGCGGGCTGCGGACCAGCTGGATCCGTCCCTGCTGCACGATCTGGAAGCGGCTGAGGATGAGGGTGCCGTAGCCGCCCGTGCCGCGGACCAGGTTGGTGCTGAAGGAGCCGTCCATGCCGACCGCCTCGGCGAGCAGCTCGGCCTGGTCGACGCCGCCGGTGCGCAGCATCCGGCGGTCGACCTCCTGCAGCAGCACGACGTCCGGGTCGATCTCGAGGATCTCGCGGGCGATCGCGTCGAGGCTGCCGGTGGAGCGGTGGGTGTTGAAGGACAGCACCCGCAGCCGCACCGACTGGCGGAACTGCTCGCACACGAGCTCGTCGAGGCCCTCGGGCGGGGAGGGGACGGTCTCGGACGCGTCCGCGGTGGGCGACGGCTCGCCCGCCGAGGTGACGTCGCGGTCGTCGTCGGTCGAGGTCGGCGTCGTCGGCGCGGGGACGTCGGCCCGGTCCGGACCGCCGCGCTGGTCGCGGAGGAACAGCACCGCGATGACCGCCACGAGGACGACCACGACGCCGATGCGGAGCCACTCCTCGCGTCGGCCCATCGTGCGTCCCCCTGCTGGATGTACGGGTGGATCGGCGGCCGGGTCGGCGGCCGGATCCGTGGTTAGGCCGCACCGGTCGCGGCGGCGTACCCTTGATGATCGCGCACCGGGCCAACGGTCCGCCCGTCCGGCCCCCTCCACCCCGGCTCCCCGCCGGTCGTCGATCTTCCTCAGGTAGGTGTTCCCCAGCATGTCCGTCGCGTCGGTGTTCCCGCGCCTGGAGGCCAGGCTTCCGTCGGTGCAGAAGCCCATCCAGTACGTCGGTGGCGAGCTGAACTCGGTCGTCAAGGACTGGGACTGCGCCGAGCAGTCCGAGACCGGCGGACCGACCGTCCGCTGGGCCCTGATGTACCCCGACGCCTACGAGGTCGGCCTGCCCAACCAGGGCGTCCAGATCCTCTACGAGGTGCTCAACGAGCGTGAGTGGATCCTCGCCGAGCGCACCTACGCGGTGTGGCCGGACATGGAGGCGGTGATGCGCGCGGGCGACGAGCACGGCCCGATCCCGCAGTTCACCGTCGACAGCCACCGCCCGGTCGGCGCGTTCGACCTCTTCGGCCTGAGCTTCTCCACCGAGCTCGGCTACACCAACATGCTCAACGCCCTCGACCTCGCCGGCATCCCGCTGCACGCGGTCGACCGCGGCGAGGACGACCCGGTCGTGATCGCCGGCGGCCACGCCGCCTTCAACCCCGAGCCGATCGCCGACTTCGTCGACGCCGCCGTGCTCGGTGACGGCGAGGAGGTCGTGCTCGCGATCTCCGAGGTGGTGCGCGAGTGGAAGGCCGAGGACCGCCCGGGCGGTCGCGACGAGCTGCTGCGCCGGCTCGCGGTCACCGGCAACATCTACGTCCCGCGCTTCTACGACGTCGCCTACGCCGCCGACGGCTCGATCGAGGCGGTCGTGCCCAACCGGCCCGGCATCCCGTTCCGGGTGCGCAAGCACACCCTGATGGACCTCGACCAGTGGCCGTACCCGCAGAACCCGCTGGTGCCGCTCGCCGAGACCGTCCACGAGCGGTTCTCCGTCGAGATCTTCCGCGGCTGCACCCGCGGCTGCCGGTTCTGCCAGGCCGGCATGATCACCCGCCCGGTCCGCGAGCGCTCGATCAAGACGATCGGCGACATGGTCGAGAACGGCATCCGCAAGTCCGGCTTCGAGGAGGTCGGCCTGCTGTCGCTCTCCAGCGCCGACCACACCGAGATCGGCGACGTCGCCAAGGGCCTCGCCGACCGCTACGAGGGCTCCAACGTCTCGCTGTCGCTGCCGAGCACGCGCGTCGACGCCTTCAACATCACCCTCGCCAACGAGTTCTCCCGCAACGGCCGCCGCTCCGGCCTGACGTTCGCCCCCGAGGGCGGCTCGGAGCGGATGCGCAAGGTCATCAACAAGATGGTCAGCGAGGAGGACCTGATCCGCACGGTCGCGGCGGCCTACTCCCACGGCTGGCGCCAGGTCAAGCTCTACTTCATGTGCGGCCTGCCGCAGGAGACCGACGAGGACGTGCTGGCCATCGCCGACCTCGCCAAGCGCGTGATCGCCACCGGTCGCGAGGTCTCGGGCCGCAACGACATCCGCTGCACGGTCTCGATCGGCGGCTTCGTGCCCAAGCCGCACACGCCGTTCCAGTGGGCGCCCCAGCTCGACCACGAGGCCACCGACGAGCGGCTGCGCCAGCTGCGCGAGGTCGTGCGCCAGGACAAGAAGTACGCCCGTGCGATCGGCTTCCGCTACCACGACGGCAAGCCCGGCATCGTCGAGGGACTGCTGTCGCGCGGCGACCGCCGCGTCGGCCGGGTCATCGAGGAGGTCTGGCGCGACGGCGGCCGCTTCGACGGCTGGAGCGAGCACTTCTCCTACGACCGCTGGATGGAGTCCGCCGAGCGCGGGCTGGCCGGCAGCGGCGTCGACGTCGACTGGTACACCACCCGCGAGCGCGACTACGACGAGGTGCTGCCCTGGGAGCACCTCGACTCCGGCCTCGACAAGGACTGGCTGTGGGGTGACTGGGAGGACGCCCTCGCGGCCGCCGACGGCGCCGACATCGAGATCGAGGACTGCCGCTGGACGCCCTGCTACGACTGCGGCGTCTGCCCGGAGATGGGCACGGAGATCCAGGTCGGCCCGACCGGCCAGAAGCTGCTCCCGCTGTCAGTGGTCTGACAGCGCCTGACCGGCTGGTGCCCGGCGCGAACGCCGGTGCCGCAGCGTCCGCCGTGGCATAGTCGCCGCTCGTGCTGCACCTCCTCGACCTAGGGACCCGGAAGTTCTGGCGGCTGACCGGGCGACCGGTCGACCTCGCCGGTGCCGAGCACTGGCTCGACGCCCCGATGAGCGGGTCGTCGCGGGTCGCCGCGGACTGGGTCGACGCGGAGGCGGCGCGGCACGGTGGACCGCCCGCCGTCGTCGAGGAGGGCGCGGGCCTGCTGCCGTCGATGTCCCTGCTGGACGGCCCCGGCTTCGACGCGTCCCGGCTGCGACCCGAGGTCCGCGACTTCTACGAGCACACGTCCGCGTGGCAGATGGAGGTGTGGACCGGCTGGTCGCCGCTGTTCTGGCCCGGCGGCGAGGTGGTGTCGCGCGTCTGGGGCCGTCGGGTGGAGCAGCTCGCGCTGCCGATGCGCCCGCTCGACGTGGCGCGCGGGATGGACAGCCGGATCACGCCGATCCGTGACGCGACCGGCGCCCAGGTCGCCGCCGCCTGGACGCGTACGCTGCGCGCCGACGGACGGCCGGTCTTCAGCGGGGCCTACTCCGCGGGCGCCGTGCCCGGCTCCGACGGACCGAGCGTGCACGTCGCCTTCCCGCTCGAGTCCGGCAACGTGCAGGTGTTCCTGCGCCCGACGGTCACCGACGACGGTGGCCTCCTGCTCGAGTCGCCGTCCGGCCGGTTCGGTGACGACGGGGCGTACGTCGTCGTCCGCGACGGCGGCGGCACCCACGCCGCACGGGTGCCGCTGCACGAGACGTTCCACGTCTTTCTCGACGACCACGGGGTGCTGCGCACCGACCACGAGCTCCGGCTCTGGGGCGCGTCGGCGGTCCGCCTGCACTACCGGCTGGACCGCGCCCGGTGACCCTCCACTCCTTCCACCTCGCCGAGGTGCCGGCGCACGTCGGGGCGCGGGCGCTGCTCGGCTCCGGTCTCGCGTCGGACGGCCTCGACCACGCCGAGTGCCTGTCGCTGATGCGGCTCGGTGCGCCGACGGTGTCGCCCGATCGGCTCCAGCTGCGGCGGCTGGCGGTCTTCGCCCAGTGGCGCGACGAGAACGCCCTCGACGCCTTCCTCGACCGCGACCCTGTCGGGCGGCGGCTCGCGGACGGCTGGCACGTACGCCTGGAGTTCCTGCGCCGGTGGTCGACCCTCGCCGCGCTGCCGGGGCTGCCGGTGCGCGCCGGCGCGTGGGACCAGGACGAGCCGGTGGTGGCGGTGACGCTGGCGCGGATGCGGCTGCCGGAGGTGCCGCGGTTCCTGCGGCACGGCAAGCCGGTCGAGCGGCTGGTGCGCGACCACCCCGGGGTGACGCTTGCCCTCGCGGCAGTCCGCCCGCCCCGCACGATCTCGACCTTCTCGGTCTGGCGCACCGTGCGGGAGATGGAGGCGATGGTGCACGGTCGCTCGCAGGTCGCCCAGCCGGCCCGCCACGCGTCGGCGATGGCCGAGCGCGAGCGGCGCGACTTCCACCACGAGTTCGCGACCTACCGCTTCCGCCCGCTGTCCGAGCACGGCGCGTGGCAGGGCCGCAGCGCCGTCGTGCCGGGTCGATAGAGTGCGGCGCGTGAGCGAGCCCGACCCCGAGACCGTGCGCGAGAACCTGCGCGACGAGGTGGACCTGCTGCGACGCGAGCTCGCCGCGGCGCGCGCCGACCAGGAGACGTGGGGCGAGCGGGAGGCCCGGCTGCGCAGGTCGCGCGACCGGGCTGCCAAGGCCGCCGACGTGCTGTCCGAGCTGCTCGCCGAGCGGCTGCGGGTCGAGACCGCGGTGGCCGGCGCGGGGGAGCGCTCGTGGTGGCGGCGCGGCTCGACGTCGGTCAGCGCCGAGGAGGCCGGCCAGCTCGAGCTGATCCGCCAGTCGCCGCTCTTCGACGCCGCCTTCTACCTGCGCACCCACCTCGACGTCGCCCGCCGCGGTGAGGACCCCGGCGTCCACTTCCTGCGCCACTGGGACCACCCGTTCCGCAAGCCGAGCGAGTCCTTCGACATCGCGCAGTACGTCCTCGACCACCCCGAGGTGATCGTCGAGCGGGTCAACCCGCTGGTGCACTTCCTCGCCTCCGACGAGGCCGAGGGCGCCGACTCCTACCCCCCGGCCAGCCGGTGACCGGCGCGTCGACGCCCGGGCTCGACGCGCGCCTGCAGGAGCGGCGCGACCGCCTCGCCGACTTCGAGGCCCGCTGGTCGGTGTTCGTGCGCCGCTGGCGCAAGGCCGCCGCCGAGGGGCCGGAGGCCGCCGCCGCGCTCGTCGAGCAGGCGCTGCGCGAGGGGCTGCCCGAGGCCCCCGACGCCTCCGGGTCCGTCGCGGAGCGTGCCTCCCTGGCCGCAGCGCGCGCCGTCGTCGCGGCCAGCGGCTACCTCGACGCCGACGAGTACGCCGTGCGCCACCGGCTCAAGCGCGGCACCGACCCGTACCGCCACCACGTCGAGTCCGGCTGGCGGCTGCTGCAGAATCCCAGCCCCCGCTTCGACCTGTGGAGCTACTGGGCCGACCACCTCGACCCCACGCAGGACGGCGTCGACCCGCTGCTCCACTGGCTGCTGGTGGGCCGCCACGAGGGACTGCCGCCGGTGCCGCCGACGGTGCCGGCACGTCCGACCACGCCGCTCGACGGCTCGCCCCGTCGGATCTGCCTGTTCGCGGCCTACGACCAGGACGGGCTCGTCGACGACTACGTCGTGACCTACCTGCGCGAGCTCTCCCGCCACGCCGACGTCTACTACCTCGCCGACGGCGTCCTCGAGCCCGGCCAGCTCGACCGGCTCGCCGACGTCACGGTCGGGGCGTGGAGCGTGCCCCACGGCGGCTACGACTTCGGGTCGTTCTCGATGCTCGCGCGCGACCTCGTCGGCTGGGACGTCGTCGACACCTACGACGAGCTGCTGCTGGCCAACGACTCGTGCTTCCTCGTGCACCCGCTCGACGAGGTCTTCGCGACCATGGACGCCCGCGCGTGCGACTGGTGGAGCCTGCAGGCCACGTCGATGGAGCACGACGAGAACTACTTCCGCGACGACTCGCCGATCCCGCTCGCCGAGGCGAAGCGGCGGTTCGTGGGGCAGCGCCACTTCAGCGACGTGCGCTACCTCCACCTCAGCTCGTACTTCCTCGCCTTCCGCCGTCCGGTGACGACCGACCCCGGCTTCCGCTGGCGCCTCGACACCGTCGTGCCGCAGGAGGCGAAGGGCCTCGTCGTGCACAAGTACGAGGTCGGGCTCAGCCGCCACCTCACGGACGCCGGGTTCGACTTCGACACCTGGCTGCCGGACCTCCAGCCGTTCCACCCGCTCTACTCGCGCCACGTCTTCGACCTCCTGGGGCAGGGCTTCCCGCTCGCCAAGCGCAACTTCCTCGGCGAGAACCCGCGCCGCGCGCCCGGCGTGGGGGAGTGGCGCGAGCGGATCGCGGCCCTGGCGCCGACCGCGCGCACCGACGAGATGGCCGCCAACATCGCGCGGGTCACCGACCCTGCGCGGATCCACGACGCCTACGACGTGGTGCTCGACGAGTCCACCGGGCGCCGCACCGTGCGGACCTCCGCGCTCGCCGGGCACCCGTTCCGCCGGATGGACCGGGAGACGCCGTCGTTCAGCCACTGGTGGGCCTTCGCCGCCGGGCCGAGCGGCCGGCTCGACCCGGGCGTCCGCGCGGTCCTGGAGGCCGTGCGCGACGACCCGAGCATCCGGAAGGTCGTGCTGAGCCGCACCCGCCCGCTGCTCGACGACGTCGCCGGCGAGGGCGTCACGGTCGTCCCGGTCGCCACCCTCGAGGGGCAGGAGACGCTCGTGCGCTGCGGCGTCGTGGTCGTCGCCGACCCGCTCGACGCGGCGCTCCCGCACGCCCCGCTGCCCGCGCGGCACCGGATCCTCCACGTCGGCGCGCCCTTCGACGACGCCCGCCCCGCCCCGGACCTCGGGGCGGTCGACGCGGTCGCGGTCGCGTCGCGGTTCGAGGCCGCGAGCCGCCGCGTCGCGAACCCCGCGCTGGGCGAGGACGACGTCTGGCTGTCCGGCCTGCCCCGCCACGACCTGCTGCTGCCCGACGCGGTGCTGCCGGCCGACCTCGCCGCAGCCGAGGCCGCGCTCCGGGAGCGGCTCGACGGCCGCGCGCTCGTGCTGGTCACCGGGTCGGCCGCCGCCTGGTCGGCGGACGACGTCCTGCGCCTGCACGACTGGGCGAGCGGCGCCGGTGCGGTGCTGGGCG
This genomic interval from Nocardioides palaemonis contains the following:
- the mrdA gene encoding penicillin-binding protein 2, whose amino-acid sequence is MRRPSSTGRMRLVVVQVLAFSLFATLFVRLYYLQVIGGDAYQAQAANQSVRDIVVQPQRGLIVDSQGRPLVANRTSWVISVDRTLLGKLGAGQRTELVRRVADVVSATPKDVEARLVTCGDPGSVRDVCWNGSPYQPVPVATDVPKKVALRVLEQPEDYPGVLAEQQNVRSYPRPFGINLAHVLGYLSPVTEEEYDAASARDDRSLNGASVVGRAGVEKQYDEWLRGLPGYRRVAVDSMGRVLGDDSVVESTPGDTLVTSIDAKVQAVVEKQLAERIKVQRATFDPVTDRNYEADSGAAVVLDAKTGRVIAMASQPTYDPDVWTGGISEDQLARLYSEKAGTPLLSRATQGQFAPGSTWKPFMTAGALTNGYPMDTTLPCSSGFQVGNRVFRNHESGAYGTIGFAKALEVSCNTFFYRIGYDFWQRFGSDPADIDAKDPLVEEAKEFGFGSRTGIDLPGEAPGRIADRHWKQAYYESQKDYYCDLSSKPQTAGTSDFVYTFAREFCLEGNLYRAGDAVNFSIGQGDTIVTPLQLARAYGALANGGTLFAPTVAKALVSPEGEVLRRITPKKVAHVDVPQKYLDFIDSALQGVTREGTMAWKMGGFPLDQVTVRAKTGSAEVYGKQSTGWVASYTKDYVVVMMISQAGTGSGSTGDGIRKIWEALYGIDGTDVRPARAATPGTVPPASLPQFLDDGSIMPPVLKAGE
- the rodA gene encoding rod shape-determining protein RodA; this translates as MTVLSVRPSRTSRPSRPGQATSLRAPGLDWLLMGATLGLVVLGTLLVWSATSTRADLTGDDPDAYLRKQLVNVAIGLVLMVAVLATDHRWVRILAPVAYLASIAGLVMVLVAGSTINGSRSWIQLGGMSIQPSELAKLAVVIGMALVVAERTERRWGRKVGSLEVVAMLAIAGVPAVLILLQPDLGTMLVLSATVFGVLAVAGAGRRWLAGLTVTAVVGAVGAVAMGVLKPYQVDRFLAFTNPDLDPRGAGYNTEQARIAVGNGGLFGQGLFGGSQTRSGFVPEQHTDFIFTVAGEELGLVGAGVLIALVAVVVWRALAISAAAGDLFGRVAAAGIACWWGFQAFQNIGMCLGIMPVTGVPLPFVSYGGSSMFAGMLALGLLQNIHLRSPHRALSR
- a CDS encoding endonuclease/exonuclease/phosphatase family protein, coding for MGRREEWLRIGVVVVLVAVIAVLFLRDQRGGPDRADVPAPTTPTSTDDDRDVTSAGEPSPTADASETVPSPPEGLDELVCEQFRQSVRLRVLSFNTHRSTGSLDAIAREILEIDPDVVLLQEVDRRMLRTGGVDQAELLAEAVGMDGSFSTNLVRGTGGYGTLILSRFQIVQQGRIQLVRSPRAEGRGLQWVTLEVSGQALRVYNTHLDATRPDVRLAQARQVAGVVAADDVPTVLGGDLNAWPASATVAAIGQELTDTWTVAGEGRSATSRGGRKIDYLFARGLKPLVSQVAPSGASDHNRLWADLRLTPPDTCGSASASP
- a CDS encoding TIGR03960 family B12-binding radical SAM protein; amino-acid sequence: MSVASVFPRLEARLPSVQKPIQYVGGELNSVVKDWDCAEQSETGGPTVRWALMYPDAYEVGLPNQGVQILYEVLNEREWILAERTYAVWPDMEAVMRAGDEHGPIPQFTVDSHRPVGAFDLFGLSFSTELGYTNMLNALDLAGIPLHAVDRGEDDPVVIAGGHAAFNPEPIADFVDAAVLGDGEEVVLAISEVVREWKAEDRPGGRDELLRRLAVTGNIYVPRFYDVAYAADGSIEAVVPNRPGIPFRVRKHTLMDLDQWPYPQNPLVPLAETVHERFSVEIFRGCTRGCRFCQAGMITRPVRERSIKTIGDMVENGIRKSGFEEVGLLSLSSADHTEIGDVAKGLADRYEGSNVSLSLPSTRVDAFNITLANEFSRNGRRSGLTFAPEGGSERMRKVINKMVSEEDLIRTVAAAYSHGWRQVKLYFMCGLPQETDEDVLAIADLAKRVIATGREVSGRNDIRCTVSIGGFVPKPHTPFQWAPQLDHEATDERLRQLREVVRQDKKYARAIGFRYHDGKPGIVEGLLSRGDRRVGRVIEEVWRDGGRFDGWSEHFSYDRWMESAERGLAGSGVDVDWYTTRERDYDEVLPWEHLDSGLDKDWLWGDWEDALAAADGADIEIEDCRWTPCYDCGVCPEMGTEIQVGPTGQKLLPLSVV
- a CDS encoding rhamnan synthesis F family protein, giving the protein MTGASTPGLDARLQERRDRLADFEARWSVFVRRWRKAAAEGPEAAAALVEQALREGLPEAPDASGSVAERASLAAARAVVAASGYLDADEYAVRHRLKRGTDPYRHHVESGWRLLQNPSPRFDLWSYWADHLDPTQDGVDPLLHWLLVGRHEGLPPVPPTVPARPTTPLDGSPRRICLFAAYDQDGLVDDYVVTYLRELSRHADVYYLADGVLEPGQLDRLADVTVGAWSVPHGGYDFGSFSMLARDLVGWDVVDTYDELLLANDSCFLVHPLDEVFATMDARACDWWSLQATSMEHDENYFRDDSPIPLAEAKRRFVGQRHFSDVRYLHLSSYFLAFRRPVTTDPGFRWRLDTVVPQEAKGLVVHKYEVGLSRHLTDAGFDFDTWLPDLQPFHPLYSRHVFDLLGQGFPLAKRNFLGENPRRAPGVGEWRERIAALAPTARTDEMAANIARVTDPARIHDAYDVVLDESTGRRTVRTSALAGHPFRRMDRETPSFSHWWAFAAGPSGRLDPGVRAVLEAVRDDPSIRKVVLSRTRPLLDDVAGEGVTVVPVATLEGQETLVRCGVVVVADPLDAALPHAPLPARHRILHVGAPFDDARPAPDLGAVDAVAVASRFEAASRRVANPALGEDDVWLSGLPRHDLLLPDAVLPADLAAAEAALRERLDGRALVLVTGSAAAWSADDVLRLHDWASGAGAVLGVREARPDAAGGLTRRFAPVAPLGLGDRSVVSEAVVLRAASVVVADTTALALDARAAGCAHLVRAAGCSLDDLLERLGAAADAGWSASSDLPAGTFPLDGGAARRFVRQVRERELARS